TTCAAGATTGAATGCTCGTCGTACAATGCTTAGCATACTCTACCCTGTAACAGAAGTTCCTGAAACAAATGCAGGACGTAAGAAAAATACTAAAGAAGTGAGTCTTGTTGACAAATTGTTCGACGACATCGCTCCTAAGTACACAGATCGTAACGGTGGATACACACGTATCATCAAGATCGGTCCTCGTAAAGGCGACGCAGCTGAAGAAGTTATTCTTGAGTTGGTATAAATAAGCTTACAAAAAGCTGCTTGTGAATACAAGTGGCTTTTTTGTTGCATTTTTTGTTTTTTATGTGTATAGTAAGAGTGATATTTTACGAAAGATTGGGTGAACTTATGTTTATTAAATCAAAACAAGTCAGTTATGATTATAACGTCCATAACGATGTGGGCGATATAGAAACTACATATAGAGCTTTGTCTTCCATTGATTTGGAAATCAAAAAAGGAGATTTTATTGTTATTTTGGGACACAATGGTTCTGGAAAATCGACTTTTGCAAAGCATTTGAATGCATTATTATTACCAACAGAGGGAACACTATATGTGAACGACATTGATACCACTGATGCCGAGCGTATTTGGGAACTTAGAAAAAGTGCAGGGATGGTCTTTCAAAACCCTGATAACCAAATGATTGCCACCATTGTTGAGGAAGAAGTCGCTTTTGGTCCGGAAAATTTAGGGGTTGCCTCAGAGGAAATAGTTTTTCGAGTAGATCAGGCATTGAGCACCGTTGATATGAAAGAATATGCTATGCATTCACCGAATAAGCTATCAGGAGGACAAAAGCAGCGTATTGCTATTGCAGGCGTTGTTGCGATGCATCCAGAGTGCATTATCTTAGACGAGCCTACAGCAATGTTGGACCCTTCAGGACGAAAAGAAGTGGTGGATACGATCAAGTATCTGAACCAATCTGAAAATATGACCATTATTTTAATTACCCATTATATGGAAGAGGCTATTGATGCAGACTATATCTATGTCATGGAAGAAGGAAAAATAGCGTGTCAAGGCAAACCTAAGGAGATTTTTTCAGATGTAGAAGCAATGAAGAAAATGCACTTAGATGTGCCACAAACAGTTGAACTTGCATATATGCTGCAACAAGAAGGGGTGGAGATTCCCTTAGATATATTAAATGTAGAGGAGATGGTGGAAACGTTATGGCAATTGAAATCAAAGAATTAAGTTACATCTACTCTCAAGGGACCCCTTATGAAAAGCATGCTCTAAATGGCGTTAATTTAACCATAGAACAAGGAGAGTTTATTGGACTTATCGGACATACAGGCTCAGGTAAATCGACGCTTATACAGCATTTAAACGCTTTGCTCAAGCCAACGTCAGGAAGCGTTGTGATTGATGGCCTTTCACTTTTTGAGGAAAAAACATCTAAAAAAGCAATTCGACAACAGGTTGGGCTGGTATTTCAGTATCCGGAGCATCAATTATTTGAATTGACGGTGTATAAGGATGTAGCCTTTGGACCTAAGAATATGGGACTTGAAGATGATGAGATTCACGAAAGAGTTATAGAAGCACTCAAAAAAGTAGGACTTGAAGAAGAAATTTATGAAAAATCACCTTTTGAATTATCGGGTGGACAAAAACGCCGTGTAGCTATTGCAGGAGTATTAGCTATGAAACCGCACATATTGATTCTAGACGAGCCAACAGCCGGTCTTGATCCTTATGGACGAGATGAGATCCTTAATGAGATTAAACGTATGCATTTACAAGAAAACATGACCATTATTCTTGTATCCCACAGCATGGAAGATATAGCGAATTATGTTGAACGTATTATTGTTATGGATGGGGGCAGCGTCATCTTACAAGGCGATAAATATACGGTGTTTAAAGAAGTTGAGTTACTTGAACGTATAGGTCTTGGGGTTCCGCAAGTCGCAAAGATATGCAATGAGTTAGCAAAGAAAGGGTTTGTATTTGACCAGACAATAACGACACTAGATGAGGCGGTTAAAGCACTCAAACCTCAGCTAGTCAAGAAACAATAGGTGAAGATATGATAAGAGATATAACAATAGGACAATATTATCCCATAGAATCAAAAATTCATACATTAGACCCAAGAACCAAACTTGCAATGACCTTTGGATTTATTATTTCCTTATTTTTTGGAACGAATTTACTCATCTATTTAATTGCGGCAACAGCCCTTGCAATTGTGATAAAAGTAAGTAAAGTTCCCTTTAAGTATATGGTTAAAGGGTTAAAATCCATTATGATTTTAATTGTGTTTACGGTTATTATCAATATTTTTATGACCCAAGGCGATCCGATTTTTACATGGCGCTTTTTAACGATAACACGCGAAGGACTAGTGTTGGCTTTTTCTATGGCAGTACGTTTGATTTTGCTGATTATCGGGTCATCAATTTTGACATTGACAACATCCCCTATTGATTTGACAGATGCAATTGAGCGGCTTTTAAAGCCGTTTGAACGTATTCGGGTTCCGGCCCATGAGATTGCCATGATGATGACCATTGCACTACGTTTTATACCAATCTTACTTGAAGAGACTGATAAAATTATGAAAGCGCAAATGGCAAGAGGTGCGGACTTTGAAACAGGAGGACTAATAAAAAAAGCAAAAAGCTTGGTTCCCCTGTTAGTTCCGTTGTTTATCTCGGCTTTTCGACGCGCAGATGAACTTGCATTAGCCATGGAAGCAAGATGTTATCGAGGTGGCAAAGGACGTACACGTATGAAATCCTTAGCATATCAGCGACAAGATGCGATTATGTATGGCTTGATTATTGGATATTTGCTAATGATGGTTGGAATAGGGATTGTTTTATGAGTGAGCAAAAGTATTACAAATTAACCATAGCTTATGAAGGAACAAATTACTGTGGATGGCAGTTGCAAAAAAACAGTGTATCGATCCACGAAGTCTTAATGAAAGCAGGTCGAGCATTTTTACCCGATGATTTTTCTATTACAGGAGGAAGCCGGACGGACTCAGGTGTTCATGCATTGGGATATGTAGCTTTGCTAAAGACGACCTATGATAAGCAAGCATATAGAATTTGCCGTGCATTTAATGCATACTTACCCAAAGATGTTGTTGTCTATGAAAGCCAAGAAGTAGCAAAAGATTTTCATCCAAGATATAGCGCCAAAGGAAAACACTATCGCTATACGATATATAATGATGAATATGCACTTCCTCAATATATGCATTACGCATATTACTATCATGCCAGAGAACTTGATGCGCAGAAAATGCAAGAAGCGGCCCAATGGCTTGTTGGTAGACACGATTTTATGGCGTACAGTTCAAAAAAAACCTCTGTCGAAGATACTGTGCGCACATTATATGAATGTTGCGTCACGCGAGAACATAAATATATTCATATCGATGTCAAAGGCGATGGTTTCTTGTATAACATGGTAAGAATTATTGCTGGCATGCTTATTGAAGTGGGACGAGGCAAAATAGAACCGAGAGCAATCAAAAAAATATTGGAAGAAAAAGATAGGATGAAGGCAACAAAAACAGCGCCTGCCAATGGGTTGACGCTTATGGAAATATACTATAGTTAGGAGAGTAAAGACATGCATAAGAGGCTAATAATTTTTGTGATATTATGTTTAAGTTTTTTTAATGTTGCTTTGCAAGCGCAGAGTGAATATCAAGAGCCAACTTTATATAAAGGGGAAATTATTGAAATAATATCCGAGGAAGACAGCAGTATTCAGACATCAGGCGGAGAATATTATCGACGGACCCAATTATTAAAGGTTGAGTTATTAGATAAAGAAAAAAAGGGTGAAATTATCGAGATTAAGAATAATATCGATGAAATTATGGCCTATACTCTCGAGGTAGAAGAAGGCGATGATATCTATGTGTTTTTTGAATATGACGAAGAAGGCAATGAATTGGCAGCGCATATTCATGAATTTCGCCGCGATAAGGATATCTATGTATTAGCAGGAGTTTTTGTTGTACTAATGATTATTGTTGGTGGCATAAAAGGTATAAAAAGTTTGATTACACTAGGGTTAACAGTTGTAGGTATATATTATCTACTCAATGGTATTGTATCCGGAGGAAACCCTATTTTCCTCTCGATTGTTGTTAGCTTGGTTTTAACTATAATGACAATGTTTTTAGTAGCAGGATTTAATTTGAAAGCTATATCCGCCATTATCGGGACCATAGGTGGTGTTATTATCGCCGGACTTATTGCACTATTAGTAAGTAATACTTCGAATTTGACAGGTCTTGGGACACAAGAAGCTCAAATGCTTGTGTATAGTGATCATCCGGTGGCCTTTAATATTCATGGGATTCTCTTTGCCAGTATTTTGCTAGGAACCCTTGGGGCGGTCATGGATGTCTGTATGTCGATTGCCTCAGCCATCAACGAGGTGACTGAAGCCAATCCTTTGATGAGCGCCATGGATTTGTTTAAATCTGGAATGAATATTGGACGGGATGTCATGGGAACGATGGTAAATACCTTGATCTTAGCCTATGTTGGAACGTCGGTCTTTTTGATTTTGATTTTTATGGTCAATGATATTAGCTATGTAGATATCATTAATATGGACTTAGTAGCCACTGAAGTTGTGCGAGCTGTTTCGGGAACAATTGGATTAATCTGTGCTATTCCGCTAACCGCTTTTGTTTCATCAACCTTGGAAAAAAAGGTGTTAAATTAGAAAAAAACATTTGACACACACGGATAGATGTACTATAATATGGAAGCGTGAGTTTACTAATAAAATCCAAAGCCCCGGATTTTATAACATAGATTCTATAGTTTGATAATTTAAGGAGGAAATTCCATGAAAACATTCATGCCAAATGCTGAAACAGTTGAAAGAAAATGGTATGTTGTCGACGCTGAAGGCCAAACTCTTGGACGTTTAGCTTCAGAAATAGCAAAAGTATTAACGGGTAAAAACAAACCGATTTATACACCACACGTGGACACAGGCGATTTCGTAATCGTAATTAATGCAGATAAAGTAGTACTTACTGGTAAAAAACTTGATCAAAAACTTTACAGATGGCATACAGGACATCCAGGTGGTCTTCGTGAAGTGAAGTATCGCGACATGATGAACAAAAAACCTGAAGAAGTTGTTATGCACGCTGTAAAAGGAATGTTACCTAAAAATACACTTGGACGTAAGATGTTAACAAAATTACGTGTATACAAAGGTACAGACCACAAACATGAAGCTCAAAAACCAGAAGTTCTTACATTCAATAATTAATTAGGATTCGGAAGGAGGAAAAATCGTGGCACAAGTTAAATATTATGGTACAGGCCGTAGAAAAAGTAGTGTAGCTAGAGTATATTTAGTACCTGGAAATGGTAATATTACAGTAAATAAAAGAGACCTTGATGAATTTTTCGGTCTTGAAACATTAAAAGTAATCGTAAAACAACCACTTGTACTTACAGATACATTATCAAAATTTGATGTATTAGTTACAGTTAAAGGTGGCGGATATACAGGTCAAGCAGGCGCAATCCGACACGGTATTGCAAGAGCTTTACTTGAAGCAGATATTGAATTACGTCCAGCCCTTAAAAAAGCAGGGTACTTAACACGTGACCCTCGTATGAAAGAACGTAAAAAATACGGACTTAAAGGCGCGCGTCGTGCACCTCAGTTCTCAAAAAGATAATCAGTTTTTTACGCATACTTTGTTTAATCAAAGCCTTGAAATATTTATTTCAAGGCTTTTTTTGCGTACGCTGTTTGAAGTGATGTGGATTTTGTGATATTCTTTTAAAGGACCTAGCCTGTTTTTTATAGGTCAATAGTCCTAAAAAAATAGGAAAAGAATAAGCAAATTATACAAAAACATCTTAAAGAGGGTTTAATAAGTGAAGTCTGGTTGAATGCTGGATTAAGTCAAGGTATAATAGAGCTAATATAATAAATTGGGGTGGTGCAATGAGAGAGGACCAAAATGAGCAGCAACAGGACAAGAATCGTCTAGACATTACAGAGGATATGGAGAATAAAACTATGCGAAAAGGTAAAGAAAAAAGAAACAAATTAAAAAGGGCAAGTAAAAAAAATCTTAGTTTTCCTAAAGTAAAAAATCGTTTTAAATCTAAGAAAAAATCCGTAGAACAAACAACATCAAAGAGTATCAACACAAAGCGTAAGCATAATGAGGTGATTTCATTAAAGCTGAAGTTAATCTTATCCCATGTGCTCATTGCTGTGTTGCCGATGATTCTTATTGCTGTGCTTTTATATAATACAGGAAAGGGGTCCATACTCGAAGAAGTTGAAAAAGCCAACCTTGCTGTTGCCAATCAGGTGACAAATATTATTGACTTTAAAACAAATGCAATTGATTCCAACTCAATGGTATTGATTGCTAGCCAAGAAGTTTTAGCAACGGTTAGCAAAAATATTGAGAATTATGAAAACCTATATTATATGCTTAAAGAACGAGAAGATAATATTTATACACTGGTTACGTCCTTACAGTCTTCAGAAAAAAGTATAAAATCCATTGCATTCATCAAAGAAGATGAAGTTATAGAACAAACAAAACAAACCTATTATACAGCAGAGAATTTCACAAAAGATTATTTTGCAAGTCCTGAATATCAAGCTGTAGATAAAGCAAAGTCGAGACCGGTTTGGTTTTATGGATTATTTGGAACAGAAGATTTGTTCTTTATGCGACAAGTACGTAATATATACTCAGCGGCTTCCGTATCTGTATTGACATTTGCTATTGATCCTTCTTATATTGAGAGCCTATTCGACCCAGAACAATTAGGTGAAGGGGCGAAGATGAGCTTGATTGACAGTGAAGGGCGTGTTGTACTGTCAACGGACGAAGAGCGCAACGTTTCAGATAAAGCGAATATAAGTGATGAACTATTAGTAGATTTGGCAAAGCAAGTGGATAATGACCCTGCTGCAAAATCCTATAGTGGATCATTTATCACAGAAAATAATGTTGATCATGAGACAATGGTTGTTTATGAAACCACCAATGCAGGATGGACGTATGTAGCTGAGATACCAACAGCGGCGATATTTACCGGAGTTAATATGATGCGTGATGCAGCCATCCTTATTGTTGGGCTTAGTATGATTGGCGCTATTATCATTGGAATATTATTAGCATTTAATATTGTAAAACCAATTTACTATATCCGAAATAAGATGCAAGAAGTTGAAAAAGGTAATCTATTTGTACGAAGTGACTTTAAAGGTAGATTTGAGTTCGGACAATTATCTCATAGTTTTAACAGTATGACAGAGAATATGGCGCAACTGATTAATGAGACAAAACGAATTACAAAGGCGGTTGAATCAGATTCTGACGAATTAAAGAAAATTTCAGAACAATCAGCGCTTGCATCTAAAGAAGTTATTCTTGCGGTTGAGTCTTTATCAGAAGGTGCAACAGAACAAGCCAATGATGCAGATAACACGGCGGGAGTTATCAAAGAGTTAGTAAACCAAATGAATAAAACAGAAGAAACATTTAATCAAGTGGTTGGAGTGACAAATCGAACGAAAAAAGCCAGTGCAGAAGCAGCGGTTACGATTGAAGAATTAAATGAAACGACAAGTGAGACCATACAATTATCCAATAATATCAAGACGGATATGGACGATTTATCTAAGCGATTCAAAGATATTTTAGGTATTATTGATATGATTAATGCGATTAGCTCACAAACCAACTTACTGGCATTAAATGCAGCTATTGAAGCAGCAAGAGCGGGAGATGCAGGAAAAGGTTTTGCAGTGGTTGCCGATGAAGTTCGAAAATTGGCAAGTCAATCCAGTGATGCGGCGAAAGATATTAGTGATATCGTAACAAATATCTATAACGCAACGAAAAAAACAGGTACAATGATTGAAGAAGGTAGCGAGATTTATAGTCGACAAGAAATTGCGGTTAAAAATACGGAAAAAACATTTAAAGAAATTGCACAGGATATGGATAGCATCATTCAAGAAGTCGATAAAGTGTATATTTTGTTAAGTGAGTTAGACGGTATTCAAGTGGAAGCAACAGACTCCATTACAAGTATTGCTGCAATTGCTCAAGAATCCGCGTCAGCGATTGAAGAAGTATTGGCAACAGGAGAAGAACAAACGGCGGCTGCAGATCATATGAGTGAAATGGCTAATAAATTAGCGGAAATCATCGTTGTGATGAATAAAAATGTAGAACGTTTTAAACTCGAAGAGAATGAATAAAAGGTAATAGTTTGATAAAGAGTGTATGTCGATATAAAGACATACACTCTTTATGTTTTTGCCAACAATATCTCAAGGAGATAACGAGGCATAGCCTCTTTGTTTTGGGCTCCATTCGTCTTCTTGATATGAGTTATCTGCATAAAAACATAGCAGATAACGTCAAAGAAAGACGAAATACGCCAACAATATCTCAAGGAGATAACGAGGCATAGCCTCTTTGTTTTATTTGTGGTAAAATGGTGTTTGTGAGATGGAAGGAGGAACAAGAGTGGACAAATTATTTACACATCTTCACTTACATACGGAGTACAGTATGTTGGATGGCTCCAGTAAAATTACGGAGCTAGTGTCTCGAGTTAAAGAGTTGGGAATGGATAGTGTTGCCATAACAGACCATGGTGTTATGTATGGTGCCATTGATTTTTATAAAGCGTGTAAAAAAGAAGGCATTCACCCCGTTATTGGTTGTGAAGTCTATGTTGCGCCTCGAGGGCGAAAGTATAAAGAAAACAAATTCGATGCCAATAATTATCACTTAGTTCTTCTAGCTGAAAATCAAAAGGGATATGAGAATCTCATCAAACTCGTCTCTTTTGGATTTACGGAAGGATTTTATTATAAGCCAAGAATAGATTTTGAACTTATGGAGAAATATAGTGAAGGAATTATTGCCCTTAGTGCTTGTCTTGGAGGGCATATCTCCCAATTGATTATCTCCAATCAACTTGAAGAAGCCAAAGAAACCGCGTTAAAATATAAGACAATTTTTGGAGCGAAGAACTATTATCT
This sequence is a window from Vallitaleaceae bacterium 9-2. Protein-coding genes within it:
- a CDS encoding energy-coupling factor transporter transmembrane component T, with product MIRDITIGQYYPIESKIHTLDPRTKLAMTFGFIISLFFGTNLLIYLIAATALAIVIKVSKVPFKYMVKGLKSIMILIVFTVIINIFMTQGDPIFTWRFLTITREGLVLAFSMAVRLILLIIGSSILTLTTSPIDLTDAIERLLKPFERIRVPAHEIAMMMTIALRFIPILLEETDKIMKAQMARGADFETGGLIKKAKSLVPLLVPLFISAFRRADELALAMEARCYRGGKGRTRMKSLAYQRQDAIMYGLIIGYLLMMVGIGIVL
- a CDS encoding methyl-accepting chemotaxis protein — encoded protein: MREDQNEQQQDKNRLDITEDMENKTMRKGKEKRNKLKRASKKNLSFPKVKNRFKSKKKSVEQTTSKSINTKRKHNEVISLKLKLILSHVLIAVLPMILIAVLLYNTGKGSILEEVEKANLAVANQVTNIIDFKTNAIDSNSMVLIASQEVLATVSKNIENYENLYYMLKEREDNIYTLVTSLQSSEKSIKSIAFIKEDEVIEQTKQTYYTAENFTKDYFASPEYQAVDKAKSRPVWFYGLFGTEDLFFMRQVRNIYSAASVSVLTFAIDPSYIESLFDPEQLGEGAKMSLIDSEGRVVLSTDEERNVSDKANISDELLVDLAKQVDNDPAAKSYSGSFITENNVDHETMVVYETTNAGWTYVAEIPTAAIFTGVNMMRDAAILIVGLSMIGAIIIGILLAFNIVKPIYYIRNKMQEVEKGNLFVRSDFKGRFEFGQLSHSFNSMTENMAQLINETKRITKAVESDSDELKKISEQSALASKEVILAVESLSEGATEQANDADNTAGVIKELVNQMNKTEETFNQVVGVTNRTKKASAEAAVTIEELNETTSETIQLSNNIKTDMDDLSKRFKDILGIIDMINAISSQTNLLALNAAIEAARAGDAGKGFAVVADEVRKLASQSSDAAKDISDIVTNIYNATKKTGTMIEEGSEIYSRQEIAVKNTEKTFKEIAQDMDSIIQEVDKVYILLSELDGIQVEATDSITSIAAIAQESASAIEEVLATGEEQTAAADHMSEMANKLAEIIVVMNKNVERFKLEENE
- a CDS encoding energy-coupling factor transporter ATPase; this translates as MAIEIKELSYIYSQGTPYEKHALNGVNLTIEQGEFIGLIGHTGSGKSTLIQHLNALLKPTSGSVVIDGLSLFEEKTSKKAIRQQVGLVFQYPEHQLFELTVYKDVAFGPKNMGLEDDEIHERVIEALKKVGLEEEIYEKSPFELSGGQKRRVAIAGVLAMKPHILILDEPTAGLDPYGRDEILNEIKRMHLQENMTIILVSHSMEDIANYVERIIVMDGGSVILQGDKYTVFKEVELLERIGLGVPQVAKICNELAKKGFVFDQTITTLDEAVKALKPQLVKKQ
- the truA gene encoding tRNA pseudouridine(38-40) synthase TruA, whose product is MSEQKYYKLTIAYEGTNYCGWQLQKNSVSIHEVLMKAGRAFLPDDFSITGGSRTDSGVHALGYVALLKTTYDKQAYRICRAFNAYLPKDVVVYESQEVAKDFHPRYSAKGKHYRYTIYNDEYALPQYMHYAYYYHARELDAQKMQEAAQWLVGRHDFMAYSSKKTSVEDTVRTLYECCVTREHKYIHIDVKGDGFLYNMVRIIAGMLIEVGRGKIEPRAIKKILEEKDRMKATKTAPANGLTLMEIYYS
- the rplM gene encoding 50S ribosomal protein L13, which encodes MKTFMPNAETVERKWYVVDAEGQTLGRLASEIAKVLTGKNKPIYTPHVDTGDFVIVINADKVVLTGKKLDQKLYRWHTGHPGGLREVKYRDMMNKKPEEVVMHAVKGMLPKNTLGRKMLTKLRVYKGTDHKHEAQKPEVLTFNN
- a CDS encoding YibE/F family protein; amino-acid sequence: MHKRLIIFVILCLSFFNVALQAQSEYQEPTLYKGEIIEIISEEDSSIQTSGGEYYRRTQLLKVELLDKEKKGEIIEIKNNIDEIMAYTLEVEEGDDIYVFFEYDEEGNELAAHIHEFRRDKDIYVLAGVFVVLMIIVGGIKGIKSLITLGLTVVGIYYLLNGIVSGGNPIFLSIVVSLVLTIMTMFLVAGFNLKAISAIIGTIGGVIIAGLIALLVSNTSNLTGLGTQEAQMLVYSDHPVAFNIHGILFASILLGTLGAVMDVCMSIASAINEVTEANPLMSAMDLFKSGMNIGRDVMGTMVNTLILAYVGTSVFLILIFMVNDISYVDIINMDLVATEVVRAVSGTIGLICAIPLTAFVSSTLEKKVLN
- a CDS encoding energy-coupling factor transporter ATPase gives rise to the protein MFIKSKQVSYDYNVHNDVGDIETTYRALSSIDLEIKKGDFIVILGHNGSGKSTFAKHLNALLLPTEGTLYVNDIDTTDAERIWELRKSAGMVFQNPDNQMIATIVEEEVAFGPENLGVASEEIVFRVDQALSTVDMKEYAMHSPNKLSGGQKQRIAIAGVVAMHPECIILDEPTAMLDPSGRKEVVDTIKYLNQSENMTIILITHYMEEAIDADYIYVMEEGKIACQGKPKEIFSDVEAMKKMHLDVPQTVELAYMLQQEGVEIPLDILNVEEMVETLWQLKSKN
- the rpsI gene encoding 30S ribosomal protein S9 — translated: MAQVKYYGTGRRKSSVARVYLVPGNGNITVNKRDLDEFFGLETLKVIVKQPLVLTDTLSKFDVLVTVKGGGYTGQAGAIRHGIARALLEADIELRPALKKAGYLTRDPRMKERKKYGLKGARRAPQFSKR